Proteins from a single region of Takifugu rubripes chromosome 4, fTakRub1.2, whole genome shotgun sequence:
- the pax2a gene encoding paired box protein Pax-2a isoform X3 has protein sequence MDIHCKADPFSSMHLSHAGHGGVNQLGGVFVNGRPLPDVVRQRIVELAHQGVRPCDISRQLRVSHGCVSKILGRYYETGSIKPGVIGGSKPKVATPKVVDKIAEYKRQNPTMFAWEIRDRLLAEGVCDNDTVPSVSSINRIIRTKVQQQFHPSPDGSVTPLSTPGHTIVPNTASPPVTSASNNPVGSYSINGILGIPRSNGEKRKRDDVLWSGNHLDGRKIGHYGSDGSGPGSDSQGSVESLRKHLRADAFTQQQLEALDRVFERPSYPDVFPTSEHVKPEQANEYSLPSLNTGLEDVKPSLSSSASSDLASSVSQSYSVVTDSHPSYPPSMCVKREPHEASFAPFTPSSVGDSALADILPHQSSLSVDASYPAHALGHCYSQYTSQAFIAGRDMASTTLPGYPPHVPPTGQGSYPTSTLAGMVPGGDFSGNPYSHPQYTTYNEAWRFSNPALLMPHPVAPHLPLLPLPTTATSYHGDQLKLQGQGFGLHIVPV, from the exons ATGGATATTCACTGCAAAGCCGACCCCTTCTCGTCGATGCACC tgtccCACGCAGGGCACGGCGGTGTGAACCAACTCGGCGGGGTGTTTGTGAACGGCAGACCCCTCCCGGACGTGGTGAGGCAGCGGATAGTGGAGCTGGCCCACCAGGGCGTCCGGCCCTGCGACATCTCCAGACAGCTACGGGTCAGTCACGGCTGTGTCAGCAAAATCCTCGGCAG GTATTATGAGACCGGCAGCATTAAACCGGGGGTCATCGGTGGATCCAAACCAAAGGTCGCGACTCCGAAAGTGGTGGATAAAATAGCTGAGTACAAGCGCCAAAATCCGACTATGTTTGCTTGGGAGATAAGAGACCGACTACTGGCTGAGGGCGTCTGCGACAACGACACCGTCCCCAGCGTTTCATCCATCAACAG GATTATCCGCACCAAAGTCCAGCAGCAATTCCACCCATCGCCAGACGGATCTGTCACGCCTCTCTCCACGCCCGGCCACACCATAG TTCCCAACACAGCGTCGCCCCCAGTGACCAGCGCCTCCAACAATCCCGTAGGATCCTACTCCATCAACGGCATTCTGGGCATCCCGCGCTCCAACGGcgagaagagaaaaagagacgaCG TTCTCTGGAGTGGCAACCACTTGGATGGAAGGAAAATAGGACATT ATGGGTCTGATGGCTCAGGCCCTGGCAGCGACTCTCAGGGAAGTGTGGAGAGTTTAAGGAAGCACCTGCGAGCAGATGCTTtcacccagcagcagctcgaGGCCCTGGACCGTGTGTTCGAACGCCCTTCCTACCCGGATGTCTTTCCCACCTCAGAGCACGTCAAACCAGAGCAG gcCAACGAGTACTCTCTCCCGTCCCTGAACACTGGCCTGGAAGATGTGAAGCCCAGCCTCTCCTCCAGTGCCAGCTCAGACCTCGCCTCCAGTGTCTCCCAGAGCTACTCTGTTGTGACAG ACTCTCACCCATCATATCCACCTTCCATGTGTGTAAAGCGGGAGCCCCATGAGGCATCCTTTGCCCCGTTCACCCCCTCCTCTGTTGGGGACTCTGCTCTAGCTGACATCTTGCCCCACCAGTCCAGCCTCTCTGTAGATGCCAGCTACCCTGCACATGCCCTCGGCCACTGCTACAGCCAGTATACCAGCCAGGCCTTTATAGCAG GTAGAGACATGGCCAGCACCACCCTACCTGGCTACCCACCTCATGTTCCCCCCACAGGACAAGGCAGCTACCCCACCTCCACACTCGCAGGAATGGTACCTG GTGGGGACTTTTCTGGAAACCCCTACTCACATCCACAATACACCACTTACAATGAGGCATGGCGGTTCAGCAATCCAGCATTATTAA TGCCGCATCCCGTGGCTCCGCACCTCCCGCTGCTGCCACTGCCTACGACCGCCACtagttaccatggagaccagcTCAAACTGCAGGGCCAGGGCTTTGGCCTCCATATTGTCCCCGTCTGA
- the pax2a gene encoding paired box protein Pax-2a isoform X11 gives MDIHCKADPFSSMHLSHAGHGGVNQLGGVFVNGRPLPDVVRQRIVELAHQGVRPCDISRQLRVSHGCVSKILGRYYETGSIKPGVIGGSKPKVATPKVVDKIAEYKRQNPTMFAWEIRDRLLAEGVCDNDTVPSVSSINRIIRTKVQQQFHPSPDGSVTPLSTPGHTIVPNTASPPVTSASNNPVGSYSINGILGIPRSNGEKRKRDDVLWSGNHLDGRKIGHYGSDGSGPGSDSQGSVESLRKHLRADAFTQQQLEALDRVFERPSYPDVFPTSEHVKPEQANEYSLPSLNTGLEDVKPSLSSSASSDLASSVSQSYSVVTGRDMASTTLPGYPPHVPPTGQGSYPTSTLAGMVPGGDFSGNPYSHPQYTTYNEAWRFSNPALLMPHPVAPHLPLLPLPTTATSYHGDQLKLQGQGFGLHIVPV, from the exons ATGGATATTCACTGCAAAGCCGACCCCTTCTCGTCGATGCACC tgtccCACGCAGGGCACGGCGGTGTGAACCAACTCGGCGGGGTGTTTGTGAACGGCAGACCCCTCCCGGACGTGGTGAGGCAGCGGATAGTGGAGCTGGCCCACCAGGGCGTCCGGCCCTGCGACATCTCCAGACAGCTACGGGTCAGTCACGGCTGTGTCAGCAAAATCCTCGGCAG GTATTATGAGACCGGCAGCATTAAACCGGGGGTCATCGGTGGATCCAAACCAAAGGTCGCGACTCCGAAAGTGGTGGATAAAATAGCTGAGTACAAGCGCCAAAATCCGACTATGTTTGCTTGGGAGATAAGAGACCGACTACTGGCTGAGGGCGTCTGCGACAACGACACCGTCCCCAGCGTTTCATCCATCAACAG GATTATCCGCACCAAAGTCCAGCAGCAATTCCACCCATCGCCAGACGGATCTGTCACGCCTCTCTCCACGCCCGGCCACACCATAG TTCCCAACACAGCGTCGCCCCCAGTGACCAGCGCCTCCAACAATCCCGTAGGATCCTACTCCATCAACGGCATTCTGGGCATCCCGCGCTCCAACGGcgagaagagaaaaagagacgaCG TTCTCTGGAGTGGCAACCACTTGGATGGAAGGAAAATAGGACATT ATGGGTCTGATGGCTCAGGCCCTGGCAGCGACTCTCAGGGAAGTGTGGAGAGTTTAAGGAAGCACCTGCGAGCAGATGCTTtcacccagcagcagctcgaGGCCCTGGACCGTGTGTTCGAACGCCCTTCCTACCCGGATGTCTTTCCCACCTCAGAGCACGTCAAACCAGAGCAG gcCAACGAGTACTCTCTCCCGTCCCTGAACACTGGCCTGGAAGATGTGAAGCCCAGCCTCTCCTCCAGTGCCAGCTCAGACCTCGCCTCCAGTGTCTCCCAGAGCTACTCTGTTGTGACAG GTAGAGACATGGCCAGCACCACCCTACCTGGCTACCCACCTCATGTTCCCCCCACAGGACAAGGCAGCTACCCCACCTCCACACTCGCAGGAATGGTACCTG GTGGGGACTTTTCTGGAAACCCCTACTCACATCCACAATACACCACTTACAATGAGGCATGGCGGTTCAGCAATCCAGCATTATTAA TGCCGCATCCCGTGGCTCCGCACCTCCCGCTGCTGCCACTGCCTACGACCGCCACtagttaccatggagaccagcTCAAACTGCAGGGCCAGGGCTTTGGCCTCCATATTGTCCCCGTCTGA
- the pax2a gene encoding paired box protein Pax-2a isoform X16, whose amino-acid sequence MDIHCKADPFSSMHLSHAGHGGVNQLGGVFVNGRPLPDVVRQRIVELAHQGVRPCDISRQLRVSHGCVSKILGRYYETGSIKPGVIGGSKPKVATPKVVDKIAEYKRQNPTMFAWEIRDRLLAEGVCDNDTVPSVSSINRIIRTKVQQQFHPSPDGSVTPLSTPGHTIVPNTASPPVTSASNNPVGSYSINGILGIPRSNGEKRKRDDDGSDGSGPGSDSQGSVESLRKHLRADAFTQQQLEALDRVFERPSYPDVFPTSEHVKPEQANEYSLPSLNTGLEDVKPSLSSSASSDLASSVSQSYSVVTGRDMASTTLPGYPPHVPPTGQGSYPTSTLAGMVPGGDFSGNPYSHPQYTTYNEAWRFSNPALLMPHPVAPHLPLLPLPTTATSYHGDQLKLQGQGFGLHIVPV is encoded by the exons ATGGATATTCACTGCAAAGCCGACCCCTTCTCGTCGATGCACC tgtccCACGCAGGGCACGGCGGTGTGAACCAACTCGGCGGGGTGTTTGTGAACGGCAGACCCCTCCCGGACGTGGTGAGGCAGCGGATAGTGGAGCTGGCCCACCAGGGCGTCCGGCCCTGCGACATCTCCAGACAGCTACGGGTCAGTCACGGCTGTGTCAGCAAAATCCTCGGCAG GTATTATGAGACCGGCAGCATTAAACCGGGGGTCATCGGTGGATCCAAACCAAAGGTCGCGACTCCGAAAGTGGTGGATAAAATAGCTGAGTACAAGCGCCAAAATCCGACTATGTTTGCTTGGGAGATAAGAGACCGACTACTGGCTGAGGGCGTCTGCGACAACGACACCGTCCCCAGCGTTTCATCCATCAACAG GATTATCCGCACCAAAGTCCAGCAGCAATTCCACCCATCGCCAGACGGATCTGTCACGCCTCTCTCCACGCCCGGCCACACCATAG TTCCCAACACAGCGTCGCCCCCAGTGACCAGCGCCTCCAACAATCCCGTAGGATCCTACTCCATCAACGGCATTCTGGGCATCCCGCGCTCCAACGGcgagaagagaaaaagagacgaCG ATGGGTCTGATGGCTCAGGCCCTGGCAGCGACTCTCAGGGAAGTGTGGAGAGTTTAAGGAAGCACCTGCGAGCAGATGCTTtcacccagcagcagctcgaGGCCCTGGACCGTGTGTTCGAACGCCCTTCCTACCCGGATGTCTTTCCCACCTCAGAGCACGTCAAACCAGAGCAG gcCAACGAGTACTCTCTCCCGTCCCTGAACACTGGCCTGGAAGATGTGAAGCCCAGCCTCTCCTCCAGTGCCAGCTCAGACCTCGCCTCCAGTGTCTCCCAGAGCTACTCTGTTGTGACAG GTAGAGACATGGCCAGCACCACCCTACCTGGCTACCCACCTCATGTTCCCCCCACAGGACAAGGCAGCTACCCCACCTCCACACTCGCAGGAATGGTACCTG GTGGGGACTTTTCTGGAAACCCCTACTCACATCCACAATACACCACTTACAATGAGGCATGGCGGTTCAGCAATCCAGCATTATTAA TGCCGCATCCCGTGGCTCCGCACCTCCCGCTGCTGCCACTGCCTACGACCGCCACtagttaccatggagaccagcTCAAACTGCAGGGCCAGGGCTTTGGCCTCCATATTGTCCCCGTCTGA
- the pax2a gene encoding paired box protein Pax-2a isoform X8, translating to MDIHCKADPFSSMHRHGGVNQLGGVFVNGRPLPDVVRQRIVELAHQGVRPCDISRQLRVSHGCVSKILGRYYETGSIKPGVIGGSKPKVATPKVVDKIAEYKRQNPTMFAWEIRDRLLAEGVCDNDTVPSVSSINRIIRTKVQQQFHPSPDGSVTPLSTPGHTIVPNTASPPVTSASNNPVGSYSINGILGIPRSNGEKRKRDDDGSDGSGPGSDSQGSVESLRKHLRADAFTQQQLEALDRVFERPSYPDVFPTSEHVKPEQANEYSLPSLNTGLEDVKPSLSSSASSDLASSVSQSYSVVTDSHPSYPPSMCVKREPHEASFAPFTPSSVGDSALADILPHQSSLSVDASYPAHALGHCYSQYTSQAFIAGRDMASTTLPGYPPHVPPTGQGSYPTSTLAGMVPGGDFSGNPYSHPQYTTYNEAWRFSNPALLMPHPVAPHLPLLPLPTTATSYHGDQLKLQGQGFGLHIVPV from the exons ATGGATATTCACTGCAAAGCCGACCCCTTCTCGTCGATGCACC GGCACGGCGGTGTGAACCAACTCGGCGGGGTGTTTGTGAACGGCAGACCCCTCCCGGACGTGGTGAGGCAGCGGATAGTGGAGCTGGCCCACCAGGGCGTCCGGCCCTGCGACATCTCCAGACAGCTACGGGTCAGTCACGGCTGTGTCAGCAAAATCCTCGGCAG GTATTATGAGACCGGCAGCATTAAACCGGGGGTCATCGGTGGATCCAAACCAAAGGTCGCGACTCCGAAAGTGGTGGATAAAATAGCTGAGTACAAGCGCCAAAATCCGACTATGTTTGCTTGGGAGATAAGAGACCGACTACTGGCTGAGGGCGTCTGCGACAACGACACCGTCCCCAGCGTTTCATCCATCAACAG GATTATCCGCACCAAAGTCCAGCAGCAATTCCACCCATCGCCAGACGGATCTGTCACGCCTCTCTCCACGCCCGGCCACACCATAG TTCCCAACACAGCGTCGCCCCCAGTGACCAGCGCCTCCAACAATCCCGTAGGATCCTACTCCATCAACGGCATTCTGGGCATCCCGCGCTCCAACGGcgagaagagaaaaagagacgaCG ATGGGTCTGATGGCTCAGGCCCTGGCAGCGACTCTCAGGGAAGTGTGGAGAGTTTAAGGAAGCACCTGCGAGCAGATGCTTtcacccagcagcagctcgaGGCCCTGGACCGTGTGTTCGAACGCCCTTCCTACCCGGATGTCTTTCCCACCTCAGAGCACGTCAAACCAGAGCAG gcCAACGAGTACTCTCTCCCGTCCCTGAACACTGGCCTGGAAGATGTGAAGCCCAGCCTCTCCTCCAGTGCCAGCTCAGACCTCGCCTCCAGTGTCTCCCAGAGCTACTCTGTTGTGACAG ACTCTCACCCATCATATCCACCTTCCATGTGTGTAAAGCGGGAGCCCCATGAGGCATCCTTTGCCCCGTTCACCCCCTCCTCTGTTGGGGACTCTGCTCTAGCTGACATCTTGCCCCACCAGTCCAGCCTCTCTGTAGATGCCAGCTACCCTGCACATGCCCTCGGCCACTGCTACAGCCAGTATACCAGCCAGGCCTTTATAGCAG GTAGAGACATGGCCAGCACCACCCTACCTGGCTACCCACCTCATGTTCCCCCCACAGGACAAGGCAGCTACCCCACCTCCACACTCGCAGGAATGGTACCTG GTGGGGACTTTTCTGGAAACCCCTACTCACATCCACAATACACCACTTACAATGAGGCATGGCGGTTCAGCAATCCAGCATTATTAA TGCCGCATCCCGTGGCTCCGCACCTCCCGCTGCTGCCACTGCCTACGACCGCCACtagttaccatggagaccagcTCAAACTGCAGGGCCAGGGCTTTGGCCTCCATATTGTCCCCGTCTGA
- the pax2a gene encoding paired box protein Pax-2a isoform X14 produces the protein MDIHCKADPFSSMHLSHAGHGGVNQLGGVFVNGRPLPDVVRQRIVELAHQGVRPCDISRQLRVSHGCVSKILGSYQKAFQRYYETGSIKPGVIGGSKPKVATPKVVDKIAEYKRQNPTMFAWEIRDRLLAEGVCDNDTVPSVSSINRIIRTKVQQQFHPSPDGSVTPLSTPGHTIVPNTASPPVTSASNNPVGSYSINGILGIPRSNGEKRKRDDDGSDGSGPGSDSQGSVESLRKHLRADAFTQQQLEALDRVFERPSYPDVFPTSEHVKPEQANEYSLPSLNTGLEDVKPSLSSSASSDLASSVSQSYSVVTGRDMASTTLPGYPPHVPPTGQGSYPTSTLAGMVPGGDFSGNPYSHPQYTTYNEAWRFSNPALLMPHPVAPHLPLLPLPTTATSYHGDQLKLQGQGFGLHIVPV, from the exons ATGGATATTCACTGCAAAGCCGACCCCTTCTCGTCGATGCACC tgtccCACGCAGGGCACGGCGGTGTGAACCAACTCGGCGGGGTGTTTGTGAACGGCAGACCCCTCCCGGACGTGGTGAGGCAGCGGATAGTGGAGCTGGCCCACCAGGGCGTCCGGCCCTGCGACATCTCCAGACAGCTACGGGTCAGTCACGGCTGTGTCAGCAAAATCCTCGGCAG cTATCAGAAGGCATTTCAGAG GTATTATGAGACCGGCAGCATTAAACCGGGGGTCATCGGTGGATCCAAACCAAAGGTCGCGACTCCGAAAGTGGTGGATAAAATAGCTGAGTACAAGCGCCAAAATCCGACTATGTTTGCTTGGGAGATAAGAGACCGACTACTGGCTGAGGGCGTCTGCGACAACGACACCGTCCCCAGCGTTTCATCCATCAACAG GATTATCCGCACCAAAGTCCAGCAGCAATTCCACCCATCGCCAGACGGATCTGTCACGCCTCTCTCCACGCCCGGCCACACCATAG TTCCCAACACAGCGTCGCCCCCAGTGACCAGCGCCTCCAACAATCCCGTAGGATCCTACTCCATCAACGGCATTCTGGGCATCCCGCGCTCCAACGGcgagaagagaaaaagagacgaCG ATGGGTCTGATGGCTCAGGCCCTGGCAGCGACTCTCAGGGAAGTGTGGAGAGTTTAAGGAAGCACCTGCGAGCAGATGCTTtcacccagcagcagctcgaGGCCCTGGACCGTGTGTTCGAACGCCCTTCCTACCCGGATGTCTTTCCCACCTCAGAGCACGTCAAACCAGAGCAG gcCAACGAGTACTCTCTCCCGTCCCTGAACACTGGCCTGGAAGATGTGAAGCCCAGCCTCTCCTCCAGTGCCAGCTCAGACCTCGCCTCCAGTGTCTCCCAGAGCTACTCTGTTGTGACAG GTAGAGACATGGCCAGCACCACCCTACCTGGCTACCCACCTCATGTTCCCCCCACAGGACAAGGCAGCTACCCCACCTCCACACTCGCAGGAATGGTACCTG GTGGGGACTTTTCTGGAAACCCCTACTCACATCCACAATACACCACTTACAATGAGGCATGGCGGTTCAGCAATCCAGCATTATTAA TGCCGCATCCCGTGGCTCCGCACCTCCCGCTGCTGCCACTGCCTACGACCGCCACtagttaccatggagaccagcTCAAACTGCAGGGCCAGGGCTTTGGCCTCCATATTGTCCCCGTCTGA
- the pax2a gene encoding paired box protein Pax-2a isoform X12, producing the protein MDIHCKADPFSSMHRHGGVNQLGGVFVNGRPLPDVVRQRIVELAHQGVRPCDISRQLRVSHGCVSKILGRYYETGSIKPGVIGGSKPKVATPKVVDKIAEYKRQNPTMFAWEIRDRLLAEGVCDNDTVPSVSSINRIIRTKVQQQFHPSPDGSVTPLSTPGHTIVPNTASPPVTSASNNPVGSYSINGILGIPRSNGEKRKRDDVLWSGNHLDGRKIGHYGSDGSGPGSDSQGSVESLRKHLRADAFTQQQLEALDRVFERPSYPDVFPTSEHVKPEQANEYSLPSLNTGLEDVKPSLSSSASSDLASSVSQSYSVVTGRDMASTTLPGYPPHVPPTGQGSYPTSTLAGMVPGGDFSGNPYSHPQYTTYNEAWRFSNPALLMPHPVAPHLPLLPLPTTATSYHGDQLKLQGQGFGLHIVPV; encoded by the exons ATGGATATTCACTGCAAAGCCGACCCCTTCTCGTCGATGCACC GGCACGGCGGTGTGAACCAACTCGGCGGGGTGTTTGTGAACGGCAGACCCCTCCCGGACGTGGTGAGGCAGCGGATAGTGGAGCTGGCCCACCAGGGCGTCCGGCCCTGCGACATCTCCAGACAGCTACGGGTCAGTCACGGCTGTGTCAGCAAAATCCTCGGCAG GTATTATGAGACCGGCAGCATTAAACCGGGGGTCATCGGTGGATCCAAACCAAAGGTCGCGACTCCGAAAGTGGTGGATAAAATAGCTGAGTACAAGCGCCAAAATCCGACTATGTTTGCTTGGGAGATAAGAGACCGACTACTGGCTGAGGGCGTCTGCGACAACGACACCGTCCCCAGCGTTTCATCCATCAACAG GATTATCCGCACCAAAGTCCAGCAGCAATTCCACCCATCGCCAGACGGATCTGTCACGCCTCTCTCCACGCCCGGCCACACCATAG TTCCCAACACAGCGTCGCCCCCAGTGACCAGCGCCTCCAACAATCCCGTAGGATCCTACTCCATCAACGGCATTCTGGGCATCCCGCGCTCCAACGGcgagaagagaaaaagagacgaCG TTCTCTGGAGTGGCAACCACTTGGATGGAAGGAAAATAGGACATT ATGGGTCTGATGGCTCAGGCCCTGGCAGCGACTCTCAGGGAAGTGTGGAGAGTTTAAGGAAGCACCTGCGAGCAGATGCTTtcacccagcagcagctcgaGGCCCTGGACCGTGTGTTCGAACGCCCTTCCTACCCGGATGTCTTTCCCACCTCAGAGCACGTCAAACCAGAGCAG gcCAACGAGTACTCTCTCCCGTCCCTGAACACTGGCCTGGAAGATGTGAAGCCCAGCCTCTCCTCCAGTGCCAGCTCAGACCTCGCCTCCAGTGTCTCCCAGAGCTACTCTGTTGTGACAG GTAGAGACATGGCCAGCACCACCCTACCTGGCTACCCACCTCATGTTCCCCCCACAGGACAAGGCAGCTACCCCACCTCCACACTCGCAGGAATGGTACCTG GTGGGGACTTTTCTGGAAACCCCTACTCACATCCACAATACACCACTTACAATGAGGCATGGCGGTTCAGCAATCCAGCATTATTAA TGCCGCATCCCGTGGCTCCGCACCTCCCGCTGCTGCCACTGCCTACGACCGCCACtagttaccatggagaccagcTCAAACTGCAGGGCCAGGGCTTTGGCCTCCATATTGTCCCCGTCTGA
- the pax2a gene encoding paired box protein Pax-2a isoform X5 encodes MDIHCKADPFSSMHLSHAGHGGVNQLGGVFVNGRPLPDVVRQRIVELAHQGVRPCDISRQLRVSHGCVSKILGSYQKAFQRYYETGSIKPGVIGGSKPKVATPKVVDKIAEYKRQNPTMFAWEIRDRLLAEGVCDNDTVPSVSSINRIIRTKVQQQFHPSPDGSVTPLSTPGHTIVPNTASPPVTSASNNPVGSYSINGILGIPRSNGEKRKRDDVLWSGNHLDGRKIGHYGSDGSGPGSDSQGSVESLRKHLRADAFTQQQLEALDRVFERPSYPDVFPTSEHVKPEQANEYSLPSLNTGLEDVKPSLSSSASSDLASSVSQSYSVVTDSHPSYPPSMCVKREPHEASFAPFTPSSVGDSALADILPHQSSLSVDASYPAHALGHCYSQYTSQAFIAGRDMASTTLPGYPPHVPPTGQGSYPTSTLAGMVPGGDFSGNPYSHPQYTTYNEAWRFSNPALLSSPYYYSAASRGSAPPAAATAYDRH; translated from the exons ATGGATATTCACTGCAAAGCCGACCCCTTCTCGTCGATGCACC tgtccCACGCAGGGCACGGCGGTGTGAACCAACTCGGCGGGGTGTTTGTGAACGGCAGACCCCTCCCGGACGTGGTGAGGCAGCGGATAGTGGAGCTGGCCCACCAGGGCGTCCGGCCCTGCGACATCTCCAGACAGCTACGGGTCAGTCACGGCTGTGTCAGCAAAATCCTCGGCAG cTATCAGAAGGCATTTCAGAG GTATTATGAGACCGGCAGCATTAAACCGGGGGTCATCGGTGGATCCAAACCAAAGGTCGCGACTCCGAAAGTGGTGGATAAAATAGCTGAGTACAAGCGCCAAAATCCGACTATGTTTGCTTGGGAGATAAGAGACCGACTACTGGCTGAGGGCGTCTGCGACAACGACACCGTCCCCAGCGTTTCATCCATCAACAG GATTATCCGCACCAAAGTCCAGCAGCAATTCCACCCATCGCCAGACGGATCTGTCACGCCTCTCTCCACGCCCGGCCACACCATAG TTCCCAACACAGCGTCGCCCCCAGTGACCAGCGCCTCCAACAATCCCGTAGGATCCTACTCCATCAACGGCATTCTGGGCATCCCGCGCTCCAACGGcgagaagagaaaaagagacgaCG TTCTCTGGAGTGGCAACCACTTGGATGGAAGGAAAATAGGACATT ATGGGTCTGATGGCTCAGGCCCTGGCAGCGACTCTCAGGGAAGTGTGGAGAGTTTAAGGAAGCACCTGCGAGCAGATGCTTtcacccagcagcagctcgaGGCCCTGGACCGTGTGTTCGAACGCCCTTCCTACCCGGATGTCTTTCCCACCTCAGAGCACGTCAAACCAGAGCAG gcCAACGAGTACTCTCTCCCGTCCCTGAACACTGGCCTGGAAGATGTGAAGCCCAGCCTCTCCTCCAGTGCCAGCTCAGACCTCGCCTCCAGTGTCTCCCAGAGCTACTCTGTTGTGACAG ACTCTCACCCATCATATCCACCTTCCATGTGTGTAAAGCGGGAGCCCCATGAGGCATCCTTTGCCCCGTTCACCCCCTCCTCTGTTGGGGACTCTGCTCTAGCTGACATCTTGCCCCACCAGTCCAGCCTCTCTGTAGATGCCAGCTACCCTGCACATGCCCTCGGCCACTGCTACAGCCAGTATACCAGCCAGGCCTTTATAGCAG GTAGAGACATGGCCAGCACCACCCTACCTGGCTACCCACCTCATGTTCCCCCCACAGGACAAGGCAGCTACCCCACCTCCACACTCGCAGGAATGGTACCTG GTGGGGACTTTTCTGGAAACCCCTACTCACATCCACAATACACCACTTACAATGAGGCATGGCGGTTCAGCAATCCAGCATTATTAA GTTCCCCTTATTATTATAGTGCCGCATCCCGTGGCTCCGCACCTCCCGCTGCTGCCACTGCCTACGACCGCCACtag
- the pax2a gene encoding paired box protein Pax-2a isoform X15 → MDIHCKADPFSSMHLSHAGHGGVNQLGGVFVNGRPLPDVVRQRIVELAHQGVRPCDISRQLRVSHGCVSKILGRYYETGSIKPGVIGGSKPKVATPKVVDKIAEYKRQNPTMFAWEIRDRLLAEGVCDNDTVPSVSSINRIIRTKVQQQFHPSPDGSVTPLSTPGHTIVPNTASPPVTSASNNPVGSYSINGILGIPRSNGEKRKRDDVLWSGNHLDGRKIGHYGSDGSGPGSDSQGSVESLRKHLRADAFTQQQLEALDRVFERPSYPDVFPTSEHVKPEQANEYSLPSLNTGLEDVKPSLSSSASSDLASSVSQSYSVVTGRDMASTTLPGYPPHVPPTGQGSYPTSTLAGMVPGGDFSGNPYSHPQYTTYNEAWRFSNPALLSSPYYYSAASRGSAPPAAATAYDRH, encoded by the exons ATGGATATTCACTGCAAAGCCGACCCCTTCTCGTCGATGCACC tgtccCACGCAGGGCACGGCGGTGTGAACCAACTCGGCGGGGTGTTTGTGAACGGCAGACCCCTCCCGGACGTGGTGAGGCAGCGGATAGTGGAGCTGGCCCACCAGGGCGTCCGGCCCTGCGACATCTCCAGACAGCTACGGGTCAGTCACGGCTGTGTCAGCAAAATCCTCGGCAG GTATTATGAGACCGGCAGCATTAAACCGGGGGTCATCGGTGGATCCAAACCAAAGGTCGCGACTCCGAAAGTGGTGGATAAAATAGCTGAGTACAAGCGCCAAAATCCGACTATGTTTGCTTGGGAGATAAGAGACCGACTACTGGCTGAGGGCGTCTGCGACAACGACACCGTCCCCAGCGTTTCATCCATCAACAG GATTATCCGCACCAAAGTCCAGCAGCAATTCCACCCATCGCCAGACGGATCTGTCACGCCTCTCTCCACGCCCGGCCACACCATAG TTCCCAACACAGCGTCGCCCCCAGTGACCAGCGCCTCCAACAATCCCGTAGGATCCTACTCCATCAACGGCATTCTGGGCATCCCGCGCTCCAACGGcgagaagagaaaaagagacgaCG TTCTCTGGAGTGGCAACCACTTGGATGGAAGGAAAATAGGACATT ATGGGTCTGATGGCTCAGGCCCTGGCAGCGACTCTCAGGGAAGTGTGGAGAGTTTAAGGAAGCACCTGCGAGCAGATGCTTtcacccagcagcagctcgaGGCCCTGGACCGTGTGTTCGAACGCCCTTCCTACCCGGATGTCTTTCCCACCTCAGAGCACGTCAAACCAGAGCAG gcCAACGAGTACTCTCTCCCGTCCCTGAACACTGGCCTGGAAGATGTGAAGCCCAGCCTCTCCTCCAGTGCCAGCTCAGACCTCGCCTCCAGTGTCTCCCAGAGCTACTCTGTTGTGACAG GTAGAGACATGGCCAGCACCACCCTACCTGGCTACCCACCTCATGTTCCCCCCACAGGACAAGGCAGCTACCCCACCTCCACACTCGCAGGAATGGTACCTG GTGGGGACTTTTCTGGAAACCCCTACTCACATCCACAATACACCACTTACAATGAGGCATGGCGGTTCAGCAATCCAGCATTATTAA GTTCCCCTTATTATTATAGTGCCGCATCCCGTGGCTCCGCACCTCCCGCTGCTGCCACTGCCTACGACCGCCACtag